One Cryptomeria japonica chromosome 9, Sugi_1.0, whole genome shotgun sequence genomic window carries:
- the LOC131077107 gene encoding abscisic stress-ripening protein 2-like translates to MSHHHDGHQHQHHHGHQEGGYAYAPPPPPPGACPQPVGTYYPPAEEEAKKHKHREHMAEMGALAAGAFALYEGHEAKVDPQHAGRHKMEAEIAGAAAVGVVGYAVYEHHESNKYKSDHKHHGHHHHGRHHH, encoded by the exons ATGAGCCACCACCACGACGGGCACCAGCATCAGCACCACCATGGCCACCAAGAAGGGGGCTACGCATATGCCCCACCGCCACCACCACCAGGAGCTTGTCCTCAACCAGTGGGGACTTATTACCCTCCTGCAGAGGAAGAGGCGAAGAAGCACAAGCATCGTGAGCATATGGCCGAGATGGGAGCACTAGCTGCAGGAGCCTTTGCTTTG TATGAAGGGCATGAAGCGAAAGTGGATCCACAACACGCAGGAAGGCATAAAATGGAGGCAGAAATAGCAGGGGCGGCGGCTGTTGGGGTAGTGGGGTATGCTGTGTATGAACACCATGAGAGCAATAAGTATAAGTCTGACCATAAACATCATGGTCATCACCACCACGGTCGCCATCATCATTGA
- the LOC131077106 gene encoding abscisic stress-ripening protein 2, giving the protein MSRHHHHYHGHQHQHHHGLQEGGYPYAPPPPPPGAYPQPVGTYYPPAEPEEAKKHKHREHMAEMGALAAGAFALYEGHEAKVDPEHAGRHKMEAEIAGAAAVGAVGYAAYEHHESNKSKSDHKHHDHHHHGHHHH; this is encoded by the exons ATGAGCCGCCACCACCACCACTACCACGGGCACCAGCATCAGCACCACCATGGCCTCCAAGAAGGGGGCTACCCATATGCCCCACCGCCACCACCACCAGGAGCTTATCCTCAACCAGTGGGGACTTATTACCCTCCTGCAGAGCCGGAAGAGGCGAAGAAGCACAAGCATCGTGAGCATATGGCCGAGATGGGAGCACTAGCTGCAGGAGCCTTTGCTTTG TATGAAGGGCATGAAGCAAAAGTGGATCCAGAGCACGCAGGGAGGCATAAAATGGAGGCAGAAATAGCTGGGGCGGCGGCCGTTGGAGCAGTGGGGTATGCTGCGTATGAACATCATGAGAGCAACAAGTCTAAGTCTGACCATAAACACCATGATCATCACCACCACGGCCACCATCATCATTGA
- the LOC131077109 gene encoding abscisic stress-ripening protein 2-like has protein sequence MSRHHHHHHGHHHQHHHGHQEGGYPYAPPPPPPGAYPQPVGTYYPSTEEEAKKHKHREHMAEMGALAAGAFALYEGHEAKVDPQHAGRHKMEAEIAGAAVVGAVGYAVYEHHESNKSKSESDHKHHGHHHHGRHHH, from the exons ATGAGccgccaccaccaccaccaccacggGCACCACCATCAGCATCACCATGGCCACCAAGAAGGGGGCTACCCATATGCCCCACCGCCACCACCACCAGGGGCTTATCCTCAACCAGTGGGGACTTATTATCCTTCTACAGAGGAGGAGGCAAAGAAGCACAAGCATCGTGAGCATATGGCCGAGATGGGAGCACTAGCTGCAGGTGCCTTTGCTTTG TATGAAGGGCATGAAGCGAAAGTGGATCCACAGCACGCAGGGAGGCATAAAATGGAGGCAGAAATAGCTGGGGCGGCGGTCGTTGGGGCAGTGGGGTATGCTGTGTATGAACACCATGAGAGCAACAAGTCTAAGTCTGAGTCTGACCATAAACACCATGGCCATCACCACCACGGTCGCCATCATCATTGA
- the LOC131077108 gene encoding abscisic stress-ripening protein 2: MSHHHQHHQGHHHQHHHGHQEGGYPYAPTPPPPGAYPQVVGTYYPSTEEEAKKHKHREHMAEMGALAAGAFALYEGHETKVDPQHAGRHKMEAEIAGAAAVGAVGYAVYEHHESNKSKSESDHKHHGHHHHGRHHH; the protein is encoded by the exons ATGAGCCACCACCACCAACACCACCAGGGGCACCACCATCAGCACCACCATGGCCACCAAGAAGGGGGCTATCCATATGCCCCAACGCCACCACCACCAGGGGCTTATCCTCAAGTAGTGGGGACTTATTACCCTTCTACAGAGGAAGAGGCGAAGAAGCACAAGCATCGTGAGCATATGGCCGAGATGGGAGCACTAGCTGCAGGTGCCTTCGCCTTG TATGAAGGGCATGAAACGAAAGTGGATCCACAGCACGCAGGGAGGCATAAAATGGAGGCAGAAATAGCTGGGGCGGCAGCCGTTGGGGCAGTGGGATATGCTGTGTATGAACACCATGAGAGCAACAAGTCTAAGTCTGAGTCTGACCATAAACACCATGGCCATCACCACCACGGTCGCCATCATCATTGA